One genomic region from Spirulina subsalsa PCC 9445 encodes:
- the ileS gene encoding isoleucine--tRNA ligase gives MTDPKSYKDTVNLPKTDFSMRANAVKREPEIQGFWEENKIYETLSQNNPGEIFVLHDGPPYANGSLHMGHALNKILKDIINKYQLLQGRKVRYVPGWDCHGLPIELKVLQAMKAKERQALTPLTLRQKARDFALKAMEEQRTGFKRYGIWGDWENPYLTLKPEYEAAQIAVFGKMALKGYIYRGLKSVHWSPSSKTALAEAELEYPEGHTSRSIYVAFPLVTAGEKVAQELAPFVGELGVAIWTTTPWTIPANLAIAVNPHLTYAVVEVENPQNSPKYLIVAAELVDRLAEKLGKTLTPKVTMKGQALEQCTYKHPLFDRESPIVIGGEYVTTESGTGLVHTAPGHGQEDFIVGQRYGLPVLSPVDEEGNFTEEAGPFAGLNVLNGANEAVIQALGEAKSLLLEEDYVHKYPYDWRTKKPTIFRATEQWFASVEGFRDAALKAIEEVEWIPAQGKNRITPMVSDRSDWCISRQRSWGVPIPVFYEEGTNEPLLTEETINHIQAIIAEKGSNAWWELSVEELLPESYRHNGKTYRKGMDTMDVWFDSGSSWAAVADQRGELKYPVEMYLEGSDQHRGWFQSSLLTSVAVNGHAPYKTVLTHGFALDEKGYKMSKSLGNVVDPNIIINGGKNQKQDPPYGADVLRLWVSSVDYSSDVMIGSTILKQLADSYRKIRNTARFLLGSLDDFDPAQNAVPYEALPELDRYMLHRIYEVFTEVNDAFKTYQFYRFFQTVQNFCVVDLSNFYLDIAKDRLYISAVDAPRRRSCQTVLAIALENLARAIAPVLSHMAEDIWQFLPYPTPYKSVFESGWVNIDPAWQNPELAATWDKLRDLRDGVNKVMEEARREKMIGASLEAKVLLLVADEAFKQQLVGFNEADSLRTNGVDELRYLFLASQVELVDSLEAVENAPYNSQSEGLGIGIVKAEGEKCDRCWNYSTHVGTSSDDPTLCERCVAALGGEF, from the coding sequence GTGACAGACCCCAAGAGTTATAAGGACACCGTTAACCTGCCCAAAACCGACTTTAGTATGCGGGCAAATGCTGTGAAGCGTGAACCGGAAATCCAAGGGTTTTGGGAAGAGAACAAGATTTATGAAACCCTGTCACAGAACAACCCAGGGGAGATTTTTGTCCTACATGATGGCCCCCCCTATGCGAATGGTTCCCTGCACATGGGTCACGCCCTAAATAAAATTCTCAAGGATATTATCAATAAGTATCAGTTATTGCAAGGGCGCAAGGTGCGCTATGTGCCGGGATGGGATTGTCATGGTTTGCCCATTGAGTTAAAGGTGCTGCAAGCGATGAAGGCGAAGGAACGTCAAGCGCTCACGCCTTTAACGTTACGACAAAAGGCGCGGGATTTTGCCCTAAAAGCGATGGAGGAACAGCGCACGGGGTTTAAACGCTATGGGATTTGGGGGGACTGGGAAAACCCCTATTTGACCCTCAAACCGGAGTATGAGGCCGCCCAAATTGCGGTATTTGGCAAGATGGCGTTGAAGGGCTATATTTACCGGGGGTTAAAGTCGGTTCACTGGAGTCCGAGTTCTAAAACGGCGTTGGCGGAGGCGGAGTTAGAATATCCCGAAGGCCACACCTCGCGGAGTATTTATGTGGCGTTTCCTTTGGTGACGGCAGGGGAGAAGGTCGCCCAAGAGTTGGCTCCTTTTGTGGGGGAGTTGGGGGTGGCGATTTGGACGACGACTCCTTGGACGATTCCGGCGAATTTGGCGATCGCCGTTAACCCCCATCTGACCTATGCGGTGGTTGAGGTGGAAAACCCCCAAAATAGCCCCAAATACTTAATTGTAGCCGCCGAGTTAGTGGACCGATTGGCGGAAAAATTGGGCAAAACCTTGACCCCAAAAGTGACAATGAAGGGTCAAGCGTTGGAACAATGCACCTATAAACACCCCCTGTTTGACCGGGAAAGTCCCATCGTTATTGGGGGGGAATATGTCACGACGGAATCGGGGACGGGATTGGTACATACAGCCCCCGGTCATGGTCAAGAGGATTTTATTGTGGGTCAACGCTACGGTTTACCTGTATTATCCCCGGTGGATGAAGAGGGCAACTTTACGGAGGAAGCGGGGCCTTTTGCGGGGTTAAATGTACTCAATGGGGCTAATGAGGCGGTTATTCAGGCATTAGGGGAGGCAAAATCCTTGTTGTTGGAAGAGGATTATGTGCATAAATATCCCTACGATTGGCGGACGAAAAAACCGACGATTTTCCGGGCGACTGAACAGTGGTTTGCTTCGGTGGAAGGATTCCGAGATGCGGCGTTAAAGGCGATTGAGGAGGTGGAATGGATTCCCGCCCAAGGGAAAAACCGCATTACTCCCATGGTAAGCGATCGCAGTGATTGGTGTATTTCCCGTCAACGCAGTTGGGGCGTTCCCATTCCGGTGTTTTACGAGGAGGGAACGAACGAACCGTTACTAACGGAAGAAACCATCAATCATATTCAGGCCATTATTGCCGAAAAAGGCTCTAACGCTTGGTGGGAATTGTCGGTGGAGGAGTTACTCCCGGAGTCCTATCGCCACAATGGGAAAACCTACCGTAAGGGGATGGACACCATGGATGTATGGTTTGATTCTGGGTCCTCTTGGGCGGCTGTCGCCGATCAACGGGGTGAGTTAAAATATCCGGTTGAGATGTATTTAGAAGGGTCAGATCAACATCGTGGCTGGTTTCAATCCAGTTTATTAACCAGTGTGGCGGTGAATGGTCACGCCCCCTATAAAACGGTATTAACGCATGGGTTTGCCTTGGATGAAAAGGGCTACAAAATGAGTAAATCCCTCGGCAATGTGGTAGACCCCAATATTATTATCAATGGGGGCAAAAATCAGAAGCAAGATCCCCCCTATGGGGCTGATGTCTTGCGTTTGTGGGTGTCTTCGGTGGATTACTCCTCCGATGTGATGATTGGGTCAACGATCCTCAAACAATTAGCCGATAGCTACCGCAAGATTCGCAATACAGCGCGGTTTTTGTTGGGGAGTTTAGATGATTTTGACCCGGCTCAAAATGCCGTCCCTTATGAGGCGTTGCCGGAGTTGGATCGGTATATGCTCCATCGCATCTATGAGGTGTTTACGGAAGTCAATGATGCCTTTAAAACCTACCAGTTTTATCGCTTCTTCCAAACGGTGCAGAATTTCTGTGTGGTGGATTTGTCTAACTTCTACTTAGATATTGCCAAAGATCGGCTCTATATTTCCGCCGTCGATGCCCCACGTCGTCGCAGTTGTCAAACGGTATTGGCGATCGCACTAGAAAATCTCGCCCGTGCCATTGCTCCGGTTCTCTCCCACATGGCCGAGGATATCTGGCAATTTCTGCCCTACCCAACCCCCTATAAGTCGGTGTTTGAGTCCGGTTGGGTTAACATTGATCCCGCTTGGCAAAACCCCGAACTGGCGGCTACTTGGGACAAATTGCGGGATTTGCGCGATGGGGTGAATAAGGTCATGGAAGAGGCGCGCCGTGAGAAGATGATCGGGGCATCTTTAGAGGCGAAAGTGTTGTTATTGGTGGCGGATGAGGCCTTTAAGCAACAATTAGTCGGGTTTAATGAGGCCGATAGTTTAAGGACCAATGGGGTGGATGAGTTGCGTTATCTCTTCCTAGCCTCCCAAGTGGAATTAGTGGACAGTTTGGAGGCGGTAGAAAATGCCCCCTATAACAGTCAATCCGAGGGCTTAGGGATTGGCATTGTCAAGGCCGAGGGGGAAAAATGCGATCGCTGTTGGAACTACTCCACCCATGTAGGAACCAGTAGCGACGATCCCACCCTCTGTGAACGGTGCGTGGCCGCCCTTGGGGGGGAGTTTTAG
- a CDS encoding type II toxin-antitoxin system PrlF family antitoxin, with protein sequence MTAQPIQRLESKLTARYQTTVPESVRNVLGLKKLDKISYNILSNGQVVISRADSYESETDPVLEKFLKFLARDLENNPQHLTTINSDLVSRVQSLVADVAIDLNASLPEEDD encoded by the coding sequence ATGACTGCCCAACCTATCCAACGCTTAGAATCTAAGCTGACTGCTCGTTATCAGACGACCGTCCCCGAGTCGGTTCGTAATGTCCTGGGCCTGAAGAAGCTCGATAAAATCAGCTATAATATCCTCTCTAACGGTCAGGTGGTGATTTCTCGTGCGGATTCCTACGAGAGCGAAACAGATCCGGTATTGGAGAAGTTTCTGAAGTTTTTAGCACGAGACCTCGAAAATAATCCTCAGCACTTGACAACTATTAACTCGGATTTAGTCAGTCGGGTTCAGTCATTGGTCGCTGATGTGGCGATTGATTTGAATGCCTCACTACCCGAGGAGGATGACTAG
- a CDS encoding type II toxin-antitoxin system YhaV family toxin: MSDDGPLVINGWNIFAHPLFIEQVEQLLTQVENLRQKDPIGYREKNSTKRLAAIAKLAFDVIPQDPTRNEYRQGSTLGDEYKHWFRAKFFQQYRLFFRYHQDSKILVFVWVNDENSKRAYQSKTDAYRVFHKMLNSGYPPDDWDDLMAEVQEESERLKQIANVELP; the protein is encoded by the coding sequence TTGTCTGACGATGGGCCGTTAGTGATTAATGGATGGAATATCTTTGCCCATCCTCTTTTTATAGAGCAGGTTGAACAGCTTCTAACACAAGTTGAAAATTTGCGTCAGAAGGACCCTATAGGTTATCGAGAAAAAAATTCAACCAAACGTTTAGCGGCAATTGCGAAGTTGGCATTTGATGTCATCCCTCAAGATCCCACAAGGAATGAATATCGCCAAGGGTCTACTCTGGGAGATGAATATAAGCATTGGTTTCGAGCTAAGTTTTTTCAACAGTACCGATTATTTTTTCGATATCACCAAGACAGCAAAATCCTGGTTTTTGTCTGGGTCAATGATGAGAACTCAAAACGGGCCTATCAGAGTAAGACAGATGCTTATCGAGTTTTTCATAAAATGCTGAACAGTGGTTATCCACCGGATGACTGGGATGACTTAATGGCTGAGGTTCAAGAAGAAAGTGAGCGGTTAAAGCAGATAGCCAATGTAGAGTTGCCCTAA
- a CDS encoding NAD(P)H-quinone oxidoreductase subunit N, with protein MDFSSTVASQLNAGVILPEGLVIITLMVVLVGDIILGRNASRSLSYVAIAGLLGSVVALYFQWDNSQTIGFLGGFNSDNLSIVFRGTIVLSTAFTILMSIRYIQQSGTALAEFVSILLTATLGAMFLCGANDLVMIFLSLETLSISSYLLTGYTKRDPRSNEAALKYLLIGAASSAIFLYGVSLLYGLSGGEVRLDAIASQLTDLSSGQSLGVAIALVFAIAGIAFKISAVPFHQWTPDVYEGSPTPVVAFLSVGSKAAGFALAIRLLVTVFGQVTPEWQFIFTALAVLSMILGNVVALAQTSMKRMLAYSSIAQAGFVMIGLVAGSDAGYASMVFYLFIYLFMNLGAFTCVILFSLRTGTDQIAEYSGLYQKDPLLTLALSICLLSLGGIPPLAGFFGKIYLFWVGWQAGLYGLVLLGLVTSVVSIYYYIRVVKMMVVKEPHEMSDTVKNYPPIRWNLPGMRPLQVGLVLSLVATTLAGILSNPLFNLANSSISNSSVFQAATTPVMLSESIIKGQSLPE; from the coding sequence ATGGACTTTTCAAGTACAGTGGCCTCGCAACTGAATGCGGGGGTGATTTTGCCGGAGGGGTTGGTTATCATCACCCTGATGGTCGTGTTGGTGGGGGATATTATTCTAGGCCGGAATGCCTCTCGTTCCTTATCCTATGTTGCGATCGCAGGTCTTTTAGGCTCAGTGGTCGCCTTATATTTTCAGTGGGATAATAGTCAAACCATCGGCTTTTTAGGCGGTTTTAATAGCGACAATCTCAGCATTGTTTTTCGAGGAACCATCGTCCTCTCCACCGCGTTCACCATTTTGATGTCCATTCGTTATATCCAACAGTCCGGAACAGCTTTAGCGGAATTTGTTAGCATTCTGCTCACCGCGACGCTGGGGGCCATGTTCCTCTGTGGAGCGAATGATCTGGTGATGATCTTCCTCTCCCTCGAAACCTTGAGTATCTCCTCTTACCTATTAACGGGATACACCAAGCGAGATCCTCGATCCAATGAAGCGGCCTTAAAATACCTGCTCATTGGGGCCGCCAGTTCCGCCATTTTCCTCTACGGGGTGTCCCTACTCTACGGTTTATCGGGGGGAGAAGTGCGTTTAGATGCGATCGCCTCCCAACTCACCGATTTAAGCAGTGGGCAGTCATTAGGGGTCGCCATTGCCTTAGTATTTGCGATCGCCGGAATCGCCTTCAAAATCTCCGCCGTTCCCTTCCACCAATGGACCCCCGACGTTTACGAAGGTTCACCTACCCCCGTTGTCGCCTTCCTCTCCGTCGGTTCCAAAGCGGCCGGATTTGCCCTCGCCATTCGTCTCCTCGTCACCGTCTTCGGACAAGTCACCCCCGAATGGCAATTCATCTTTACCGCCCTAGCCGTCCTCAGTATGATTCTGGGGAACGTCGTCGCCCTCGCCCAAACCAGCATGAAGCGGATGTTAGCCTACTCCTCCATTGCTCAAGCGGGTTTCGTCATGATTGGTCTAGTGGCTGGCAGTGACGCAGGTTATGCCAGCATGGTCTTCTATCTGTTCATCTACCTATTCATGAACCTTGGAGCCTTCACCTGTGTTATTCTCTTCAGTCTCCGCACCGGAACCGACCAAATCGCCGAATATTCCGGCCTCTACCAAAAAGATCCCCTCCTAACCCTTGCCCTGAGTATCTGTCTCCTCTCCTTGGGCGGTATTCCCCCTCTAGCGGGTTTCTTCGGGAAAATTTACCTCTTCTGGGTCGGTTGGCAAGCGGGATTATATGGCTTAGTCCTCTTAGGTCTAGTTACTAGCGTTGTGTCGATTTACTACTACATTCGTGTGGTCAAAATGATGGTCGTCAAAGAACCCCACGAAATGTCCGACACCGTGAAAAACTACCCCCCCATCCGTTGGAACTTGCCCGGAATGCGTCCCTTACAAGTGGGGTTAGTCCTCTCCTTGGTTGCCACCACTTTAGCCGGGATTCTCTCCAATCCCCTGTTTAACTTGGCGAATAGTTCCATTAGCAACAGTTCCGTTTTTCAGGCTGCCACAACCCCCGTGATGCTGTCTGAATCCATCATCAAGGGTCAATCCTTGCCCGAATAA
- a CDS encoding thioredoxin family protein — protein MLFPTSEVSFSSEVLDSPQPVIVHFWAPWCKICQRLEPMLLKFQQESPHRVRLASVNADESLKLVNTYRVKILPTVLVFEQGQLIHRVEGFQGLDDTARSLRQAIEQRIATTA, from the coding sequence ATGCTGTTCCCAACCAGCGAAGTCTCTTTCTCCTCAGAGGTTCTGGATTCCCCGCAGCCCGTCATTGTCCATTTTTGGGCCCCTTGGTGCAAGATTTGCCAGCGCCTTGAGCCGATGTTATTAAAGTTTCAGCAGGAGTCGCCCCATCGGGTGAGGTTAGCTAGTGTTAATGCTGATGAAAGTTTAAAACTGGTGAATACTTACCGGGTGAAGATTTTGCCCACGGTTTTGGTCTTTGAACAAGGACAATTGATCCACCGGGTTGAAGGGTTTCAAGGATTAGATGATACTGCGCGATCGCTTCGTCAAGCTATTGAACAACGTATCGCAACCACAGCCTAG
- the glpD gene encoding glycerol-3-phosphate dehydrogenase, protein MRHFQTISNETYDLIIIGGGVNGAGVARDAALRGLKTILIEKGDFAGGTSSWSTRLVHGGLRYLEYFEFPLVRESLREREVLLKTAPHLVKPLMLTVPVYEERSRPYWKIWAGMLLYDVFSYDKSVPCHRMLPRGEFKQLFRSLDTEKVKGGAQYYDAQAEYAERLCLENILDAQQAGATVLNYVEVTALVREGDRIQQLECRDVLTGAEFPVLATPQAIVVNTSGPWVDRVCERGKAGDTPSPIGKKRKIGGTKGSHIIVNRFTGAPETALYVEAKTDGRPFFIVPFLGRILIGTTDLLYDGTLDTVKADNNEIDYLLQETNLIIPTANLTRSDVTFTYSGVRPLPYAEGKKPGEFTRKHILHDHSSEGVKNLISLIGGKLTTYRHVGEEMVDLVYQKLGRSVPPCPTLKAPLPGCILPTDSRIQQAVKDYRYRVSVASIHHLFLLYGAKGGEVLALVDEHPALAEQITPHLPDIKAQIVYSVQAEMAETLLDITRRRTTIAMQENYGLGVLPVLVETLREYCGWSEERCDQAIAEYHHYMQKNCIPDYALEVKTEQLSV, encoded by the coding sequence ATGCGTCATTTCCAAACTATCTCAAACGAAACCTATGATCTCATTATTATTGGCGGAGGTGTTAACGGGGCCGGAGTGGCTCGGGATGCCGCTTTACGAGGCTTGAAGACGATTTTAATTGAGAAGGGAGACTTTGCGGGGGGAACCTCAAGCTGGTCTACCCGTTTAGTTCATGGGGGGTTACGCTATCTAGAGTATTTTGAGTTTCCCTTAGTGCGGGAGTCTTTGCGGGAACGGGAGGTGCTGTTAAAAACGGCTCCCCATTTGGTGAAACCGTTAATGTTGACGGTTCCGGTGTATGAGGAGCGATCGCGCCCTTATTGGAAAATCTGGGCGGGAATGTTGCTCTATGATGTTTTCAGCTATGACAAATCTGTACCTTGTCATCGAATGTTACCCCGAGGAGAGTTTAAGCAGTTATTCCGCTCGTTGGATACAGAAAAGGTGAAGGGTGGAGCGCAATATTATGATGCTCAAGCGGAATATGCCGAACGTCTCTGTTTGGAGAATATCCTAGACGCACAACAGGCCGGGGCGACGGTGTTAAATTATGTAGAAGTGACGGCCTTGGTGCGAGAAGGCGATCGCATTCAGCAATTAGAATGTCGCGATGTCTTGACGGGAGCAGAATTCCCAGTGCTTGCCACCCCCCAAGCTATAGTCGTCAATACCTCGGGGCCTTGGGTGGATCGCGTTTGCGAACGGGGGAAAGCAGGAGATACCCCTTCTCCCATTGGCAAAAAGCGCAAAATCGGCGGCACGAAAGGCAGTCACATTATTGTTAATCGTTTTACGGGGGCTCCCGAAACGGCTTTATATGTGGAAGCCAAAACGGATGGCCGTCCCTTTTTCATTGTTCCCTTTTTAGGACGGATTCTCATTGGCACAACAGACCTGCTCTATGATGGCACTCTCGACACCGTAAAGGCCGATAACAACGAAATTGATTATTTACTCCAAGAAACCAATTTAATCATCCCCACGGCCAATTTAACCCGCTCTGACGTAACGTTTACTTACTCTGGGGTGCGTCCTCTCCCCTATGCGGAAGGGAAAAAACCGGGGGAATTTACCCGCAAACATATTCTCCATGACCACAGTTCCGAGGGGGTGAAGAATTTAATCTCGCTCATTGGGGGGAAATTAACCACCTATCGTCATGTAGGAGAGGAAATGGTGGATCTGGTGTATCAAAAACTGGGGCGTTCGGTGCCTCCTTGTCCCACCCTGAAGGCTCCGCTGCCGGGGTGTATTTTACCGACAGATTCGCGTATTCAACAAGCGGTTAAAGATTATCGCTATCGGGTGTCTGTGGCCAGTATCCATCACCTGTTTTTACTCTATGGAGCCAAAGGGGGGGAAGTGTTGGCACTGGTGGACGAACATCCGGCACTGGCTGAACAAATCACGCCCCATCTGCCGGATATTAAAGCCCAGATTGTCTACTCGGTACAGGCAGAGATGGCAGAAACCTTGCTCGACATTACCCGTCGTCGGACGACTATTGCCATGCAGGAGAATTACGGTTTAGGGGTGCTTCCGGTGTTGGTGGAAACCCTGCGGGAATACTGCGGTTGGAGTGAGGAGCGCTGTGATCAGGCGATCGCAGAGTATCACCACTATATGCAGAAAAACTGTATTCCTGACTATGCTCTAGAAGTTAAAACTGAGCAGTTGTCTGTTTAG
- a CDS encoding AAA family ATPase, which produces MKVQSIQLKYFKKFRDKFLDFTDPETGLAQDMILLVGPNSAGKTSILQAIAATLGCATGRLQKRSDLQWAGYNSELLGNNWGRFDPEVNLKIQFSTPELKAIHEFYQKLQEIGHDLPIPPAQEHIVSLKWSGERVIANSDREFFQFKGREYAKQLLRSEGFQVFERVGTILWYTEQRTSTSLTTEDDNRSIEITDDILRDRLAKWRQFHQDLQNGRFKELRPGQKDLYAEIEKAYKAVFPERSFDGPVPREGIDNIFCEPWFFLYDGKNQYEISEMSGGERAVFPMLMDFASWNIHNSVIIIDELELHLHPPMQQALLRALPKLGKNNQFIITTHSDYVEELVSQAAIIRL; this is translated from the coding sequence ATGAAAGTTCAATCCATTCAACTCAAATATTTTAAAAAATTTCGAGACAAATTCCTCGACTTTACCGATCCAGAGACGGGATTAGCACAAGATATGATCCTGCTTGTGGGTCCCAATAGTGCAGGAAAAACCAGTATTTTACAAGCAATTGCTGCTACCCTAGGATGCGCAACGGGGCGACTCCAAAAACGCTCTGATTTGCAATGGGCCGGGTATAACAGCGAACTGCTAGGAAATAACTGGGGTAGATTTGATCCAGAAGTCAATTTAAAAATTCAGTTTTCAACCCCAGAACTCAAAGCCATTCACGAGTTCTATCAAAAATTGCAGGAGATAGGGCATGACTTACCCATACCCCCGGCTCAAGAGCATATTGTCTCCTTAAAATGGAGTGGAGAGCGGGTTATCGCTAACTCTGACCGCGAGTTTTTTCAGTTTAAAGGCAGAGAATATGCCAAGCAGTTACTCCGCTCAGAAGGGTTTCAAGTATTTGAGCGAGTGGGAACAATACTGTGGTATACAGAACAAAGAACTTCAACCAGTTTAACAACGGAAGATGACAACCGTAGTATTGAAATCACAGATGATATTTTGCGAGATCGTCTAGCAAAATGGCGGCAATTTCATCAAGATTTACAAAATGGACGATTTAAAGAATTAAGACCGGGGCAAAAAGACCTATATGCTGAAATTGAGAAGGCATACAAAGCCGTTTTCCCAGAGCGTAGTTTTGATGGGCCTGTGCCACGGGAGGGAATAGACAATATTTTCTGCGAACCTTGGTTTTTTCTCTACGATGGAAAGAATCAGTATGAAATTTCTGAGATGTCGGGAGGTGAGCGTGCTGTATTCCCTATGCTCATGGATTTTGCCAGTTGGAATATTCATAACTCAGTGATCATCATTGATGAATTAGAGTTACATTTACACCCCCCCATGCAGCAAGCCTTACTAAGAGCTTTACCTAAGCTAGGAAAGAACAATCAGTTTATCATTACCACCCATTCCGATTATGTTGAGGAGCTAGTTTCCCAAGCCGCTATTATTCGGTTATAA